The Manis javanica isolate MJ-LG chromosome 2, MJ_LKY, whole genome shotgun sequence genome contains a region encoding:
- the PDP1 gene encoding pyruvate dehyrogenase phosphatase catalytic subunit 1 isoform X2, whose product MPAPTQLFFPLIRNCELSRIYGTACYCYHKHLCCSPPYIPQSRLRYTPHPAYATFCRPKENWWQYTQGRRYASTPQKFYLTPPQVNSILKANEYSFKVPEFDGKNVSSVLGFDSNQLPANAPIEDRRSAATCLQTRGMLLGVFDGHAGCACSQAVSERLFYYIAVSLLPHETLLEIENAVESGRALLPILQWHKHPNDYFSKEASKLYFNSLRTYWQELIDLNTGESTDVDVKEALINAFKRLDNDISLEAQVGDPNSFLNYLVLRVAFSGATACVAHVDGVDLHVANTGDSRAMLGVQEEDGSWSAVTLSNDHNAQNERELERLKLEHPKNEAKSVVKQDRLLGLLMPFRAFGDVKFKWSIDLQKRVIESGPDQLNDNEYTKFIPPNYYTPPYLTAEPEVTYHRLRPQDKFLVLATDGLWETMHRQDVVRIVGEYLTGMHHQQPIAVGGYKVTLGQMHGLLTERRAKMSSVFEDQNAATHLIRHAVGNNEFGAVDHERLSKMLSLPEELARMYRDDITIIVVQFNSHVVGAYQNQE is encoded by the coding sequence ATGCCAGCACCAACTCAACTGTTTTTCCCTCTCATCCGTAACTGTGAACTAAGCAGAATCTATGGCACTGCGTGTTACTGCTACCACAAACATCTCTGCTGCTCACCCCCTTACATTCCTCAGAGTCGCCTGAGATACACACCCCACCCTGCATATGCTACCTTCTGCAGGCCAAAGGAGAACTGGTGGCAGTACACACAAGGAAGGAGATATGCTTCCACACCGCAGAAATTTTACCTCACCCCTCCTCAAGTCAACAGCATCCTAAAAGCTAATGAATACAGTTTCAAAGTGCCAGAATTTGATGGTAAAAATGTCAGTTCTGTGCTTGGGTTTGACAGCAATCAGCTGCCTGCAAATGCACCCATCGAGGACCGGAGAAGTGCGGCAACCTGCTTGCAGACCAGAGGGATGCTTCTGGGGGTTTTTGATGGCCATGCAGGCTGTGCTTGTTCCCAAGCAGTCAGTGAAAGACTCTTTTATTATATTGCTGTTTCCTTGTTACCCCATGAGACTTTGCTAGAGATTGAAAATGCAGTGGAGAGCGGCCGGGCCCTGCTGCCCATCCTGCAGTGGCACAAGCACCCCAACGATTACTTCAGTAAGGAGGCATCCAAATTGTACTTCAACAGTCTGCGGACTTACTGGCAAGAGCTTATAGACCTCAATACTGGGGAGTCAACTGATGTTGATGTTAAGGAGGCTTTAATTAATGCTTTCAAGAGGCTTGATAATGACATCTCCTTGGAGGCTCAAGTCGGTGATCCCAATTCTTTCCTTAACTACCTGGTGCTtcgtgtggcattttctggggCCACTGCTTGTGTGGCCCACGTGGATGGTGTTGACCTTCACGTGGCTAATACTGGTGATAGCAGAGCCATGCTGGGTGTGCAGGAGGAGGACGGCTCTTGGTCAGCAGTCACTCTTTCTAATGACCACAATGCTCAAAATGAAAGAGAACTGGAACGGCTGAAATTGGAACACCCGAAGAATGAGGCCAAGAGTGTGGTGAAACAGGACCGGCTGCTTGGCCTGCTGATGCCTTTCAGGGCTTTTGGAGACGTAAAGTTCAAATGGAGCATTGATCTTCAAAAGAGAGTGATAGAATCTGGCCCAGACCAGTTGAATGACAATGAATATACCAAGTTTATCCCTCCTAATTATTACACACCTCCTTATCTCACTGCTGAGCCAGAGGTCACTTACCACCGATTAAGGCCACAGGATAAGTTTCTAGTATTGGCTACTGATGGGTTGTGGGAGACAATGCATAGACAGGATGTGGTTAGGATTGTGGGTGAATACCTAACGGGCATGCATCACCAACAGCCAATAGCTGTCGGTGGCTACAAGGTGACTCTGGGACAGATGCATGGCCTTTTAACAGAAAGAAGAGCCAAGATGTCCTCAGTATTCGAGGATCAGAACGCAGCAACCCATCTCATCCGCCATGCTGTGGGCAACAACGAGTTCGGAGCTGTTGATCATGAGCGCCTCTCTAAAATGCTTAGTCTTCCCGAGGAGCTTGCTCGGATGTACAGAGATGACATTACAATCATTGTGGTTCAGTTTAATTCTCATGTTGTAGGGGCATATCAAAACCAGGAATAG
- the PDP1 gene encoding pyruvate dehyrogenase phosphatase catalytic subunit 1 isoform X1, which yields MCVCPGPRRIGIPVRSSSLPLFSDAMPAPTQLFFPLIRNCELSRIYGTACYCYHKHLCCSPPYIPQSRLRYTPHPAYATFCRPKENWWQYTQGRRYASTPQKFYLTPPQVNSILKANEYSFKVPEFDGKNVSSVLGFDSNQLPANAPIEDRRSAATCLQTRGMLLGVFDGHAGCACSQAVSERLFYYIAVSLLPHETLLEIENAVESGRALLPILQWHKHPNDYFSKEASKLYFNSLRTYWQELIDLNTGESTDVDVKEALINAFKRLDNDISLEAQVGDPNSFLNYLVLRVAFSGATACVAHVDGVDLHVANTGDSRAMLGVQEEDGSWSAVTLSNDHNAQNERELERLKLEHPKNEAKSVVKQDRLLGLLMPFRAFGDVKFKWSIDLQKRVIESGPDQLNDNEYTKFIPPNYYTPPYLTAEPEVTYHRLRPQDKFLVLATDGLWETMHRQDVVRIVGEYLTGMHHQQPIAVGGYKVTLGQMHGLLTERRAKMSSVFEDQNAATHLIRHAVGNNEFGAVDHERLSKMLSLPEELARMYRDDITIIVVQFNSHVVGAYQNQE from the coding sequence GAATTCCAGTCAGAAGTTCCAGCCTGCCTCTGTTCTCTGATGCCATGCCAGCACCAACTCAACTGTTTTTCCCTCTCATCCGTAACTGTGAACTAAGCAGAATCTATGGCACTGCGTGTTACTGCTACCACAAACATCTCTGCTGCTCACCCCCTTACATTCCTCAGAGTCGCCTGAGATACACACCCCACCCTGCATATGCTACCTTCTGCAGGCCAAAGGAGAACTGGTGGCAGTACACACAAGGAAGGAGATATGCTTCCACACCGCAGAAATTTTACCTCACCCCTCCTCAAGTCAACAGCATCCTAAAAGCTAATGAATACAGTTTCAAAGTGCCAGAATTTGATGGTAAAAATGTCAGTTCTGTGCTTGGGTTTGACAGCAATCAGCTGCCTGCAAATGCACCCATCGAGGACCGGAGAAGTGCGGCAACCTGCTTGCAGACCAGAGGGATGCTTCTGGGGGTTTTTGATGGCCATGCAGGCTGTGCTTGTTCCCAAGCAGTCAGTGAAAGACTCTTTTATTATATTGCTGTTTCCTTGTTACCCCATGAGACTTTGCTAGAGATTGAAAATGCAGTGGAGAGCGGCCGGGCCCTGCTGCCCATCCTGCAGTGGCACAAGCACCCCAACGATTACTTCAGTAAGGAGGCATCCAAATTGTACTTCAACAGTCTGCGGACTTACTGGCAAGAGCTTATAGACCTCAATACTGGGGAGTCAACTGATGTTGATGTTAAGGAGGCTTTAATTAATGCTTTCAAGAGGCTTGATAATGACATCTCCTTGGAGGCTCAAGTCGGTGATCCCAATTCTTTCCTTAACTACCTGGTGCTtcgtgtggcattttctggggCCACTGCTTGTGTGGCCCACGTGGATGGTGTTGACCTTCACGTGGCTAATACTGGTGATAGCAGAGCCATGCTGGGTGTGCAGGAGGAGGACGGCTCTTGGTCAGCAGTCACTCTTTCTAATGACCACAATGCTCAAAATGAAAGAGAACTGGAACGGCTGAAATTGGAACACCCGAAGAATGAGGCCAAGAGTGTGGTGAAACAGGACCGGCTGCTTGGCCTGCTGATGCCTTTCAGGGCTTTTGGAGACGTAAAGTTCAAATGGAGCATTGATCTTCAAAAGAGAGTGATAGAATCTGGCCCAGACCAGTTGAATGACAATGAATATACCAAGTTTATCCCTCCTAATTATTACACACCTCCTTATCTCACTGCTGAGCCAGAGGTCACTTACCACCGATTAAGGCCACAGGATAAGTTTCTAGTATTGGCTACTGATGGGTTGTGGGAGACAATGCATAGACAGGATGTGGTTAGGATTGTGGGTGAATACCTAACGGGCATGCATCACCAACAGCCAATAGCTGTCGGTGGCTACAAGGTGACTCTGGGACAGATGCATGGCCTTTTAACAGAAAGAAGAGCCAAGATGTCCTCAGTATTCGAGGATCAGAACGCAGCAACCCATCTCATCCGCCATGCTGTGGGCAACAACGAGTTCGGAGCTGTTGATCATGAGCGCCTCTCTAAAATGCTTAGTCTTCCCGAGGAGCTTGCTCGGATGTACAGAGATGACATTACAATCATTGTGGTTCAGTTTAATTCTCATGTTGTAGGGGCATATCAAAACCAGGAATAG